One Solanum pennellii chromosome 9, SPENNV200 DNA segment encodes these proteins:
- the LOC107029242 gene encoding uncharacterized protein LOC107029242, with translation MDDHHIHKIQISGTTLASVLHRFFSSSGDIHGLLFGHVSFSTTISLSDDLTSNFSSVTAMNSASSSGADGPTLTATITDFLSIPSHFPLPLQHKHREDPSCVLLGWFSGRRKTPLRPSLKDSTTTISLSSSVSHSFTPQNSPYPLSLPPSLFLLLSTPFQEQLIHTHEYKAFQYRISTDSFDPKSLDVINIGPSFRSHYGSFSPISPFPSMTCDLRGPNAMAEDEKAETLVGIKRGLKDQKELDLCAEGFEIGRLSKLMGSDSSNYTAELEHLYDKMLLKLDSLARSVETSSAKVLEQEKHNMKLRYKIAGLE, from the coding sequence ATGGACGATCACCATATACACAAGATTCAAATCTCCGGTACTACTCTAGCCTCTGTTCTCCACCGTTTTTTCTCATCTTCCGGTGACATCCACGGTTTACTCTTCGGCCACGTGTCATTCTCCACCACCATCTCTCTCTCCGATGACCTCACGTCCAATTTCTCCTCAGTAACCGCCATGAACTCCGCCTCATCTTCCGGCGCTGATGGACCAACTCTTACCGCCACCATCACCGATTTCCTCTCCATCCCTTCTCACTTTCCCCTCCCTTTACAGCATAAGCACCGTGAGGACCCTTCCTGCGTCCTTCTAGGGTGGTTTTCCGGTCGACGGAAAACCCCTTTGAGACCTTCTTTGAAGGATTCTACTACTACCATTTCTCTCTCTTCCTCTGTTTCTCACTCTTTTACCCCTCAAAATTCTCCGTATCCACTTTCGCTGCCACCATCTTTGTTCCTTCTGTTATCGACGCCGTTTCAGGAACAACTGATTCATACCCATGAATACAAAGCTTTCCAATACCGTATTTCGACTGATTCATTTGACCCCAAAAGCTTAGATGTTATCAATATTGGTCCTTCGTTTCGATCCCATTATGGTTCTTTCAGTCCTATTTCACCATTTCCTTCAATGACATGTGACTTGAGGGGACCTAATGCAATGGCAGAGGATGAAAAGGCGGAAACCTTGGTGGGTATTAAGAGGGGTTTGAAGGATCAGAAGGAATTGGATTTGTGTGCTGAGGGTTTTGAAATTGGGAGATTGAGCAAGTTAATGGGCTCAGATTCATCAAATTATACTGCTGAATTGGAGCATTTATATGATAAAATGCTTCTTAAGCTTGATAGTTTGGCTAGATCGGTGGAAACGAGCTCTGCTAAGGTTCTCGAACAG
- the LOC107029138 gene encoding PRA1 family protein B4-like → MASSPAILPITSQSTAADTTQQIGPTPAFRSFINHISTTVQTGFANRRPWSELLDRSAFSKPESISDATLRIRKNYTYFRINYLSLLAVVLAFSLITNPFSLLTLSGLLAAWLFLYLFRPSDPPLVLFGRQFSERETLGLLIVSTVVVIFLTSVGAVLVSALMVGLGIVCTHAAFRAPEDLFLDDIESPATGFLSFLSGGAANAAAVAVAPAVAARV, encoded by the coding sequence ATGGCTTCTTCACCAGCAATCCTCCCAATTACTTCACAATCCACCGCCGCCGACACTACCCAACAGATCGGACCAACTCCGGCATTCCGCTCATTCATCAACCACATCTCCACCACCGTCCAAACCGGTTTTGCCAATCGCCGGCCATGGTCCGAGCTCCTTGACAGGTCTGCTTTTTCTAAACCGGAATCTATCTCCGACGCCACTCTCCGTATCCGCAAAAACTACACCTATTTCCGTATCAATTACCTTTCTCTCCTTGCTGTTGTTCTCGCCTTTTCCCTCATTACAAACCCATTTTCCCTTCTTACTCTTTCTGGCCTTCTCGCCGCTTGGCTCTTTCTTTACCTTTTCCGTCCTTCCGATCCGCCTTTGGTTCTATTTGGTCGACAGTTTTCTGAAAGGGAGACGCTGGGTTTGCTTATTGTCTCTACTGTGGTTGTGATCTTCCTTACCTCTGTAGGAGCTGTGCTTGTATCTGCTTTGATGGTTGGTCTTGGAATTGTGTGTACACATGCTGCTTTTAGGGCTCCTGAGGATCTTTTCCTTGATGATATAGAGTCTCCCGCTACtgggtttctctctttcttgagCGGCGGTGCCGCCAATGCTGCTGCCGTAGCTGTTGCCCCTGCTGTTGCTGCTAGGGTTTGA
- the LOC107031627 gene encoding probably inactive leucine-rich repeat receptor-like protein kinase IMK2: MDRWDTSLSGFYTYPFRFLNLYSEIKDGSSWVHDKKKEKWKLSSSSWNNTLFLFVVIVFSVLPVISAGRNSDGVIVTQSDFQALRAIKHELIDFRGILKSWNDTGLGACAGGWLGIKCVNGEVIAIQLPWKGLGGRISEKIGQLQALRKLSLHDNVIAGPVPTSLSFLPNLRGVYLFNNRLSGSIPPSIGRSPLLQTLDLSNNQLSGTISPSLANSTRLYRLNLSYNALSGSIPVSFTQSPSLTFLALEHNNLSGSIPDTWGSVVVNKSYQLQYLTLDHNLLSGKIPVSISKLSMLEEINLSHNHINGTIPDELGSLLRLTVLNLSNNTINGTIPASFSNLSALSTLDLKSNLLDNQIPDTMYRMRNLSVLDLSNNKFIDHIPATIGNISRLTSLDLSGNNFSGEIPDSLVSLANLTSLDVSYNNLSGIVPSLLSRKFNSSAFVGNLELCGYSPSTPCASPPPLTVPSPVSGVVKPHRHRKLSTKDVILIASGALLVVLLLLCCMLLCCLIRKKANSRAKNGGKAGGLATTTGRGAKSVPAVGGAEVESGEAGGKLVHFDGPFVFAADDLLCATAEIMGKSTYGTAYKATLEDGNQVAVKRLREKITKGQKEFEAEVAELGKIRHPNILALRAYYLGPKGEKLLVYDYMSNGSLSSFLHARGPETTIDWPTRMRIAIGITKGICFLHTKENIIHGNLTSSNILLDEHNNPKIADVGLSKLMTTAGNTNVIATAGTLGYRAPELSKIKNASTKTDVYSLGVIMLELLTGKSPSEATDGLDLPQWVASIVKEEWTNEVFDVELMRDAPNIGDELLNTLKLALHCVDPTPTARPEAPQVLQKLEEIKPEMMLAATSSGDDGTTVQEKSDE; the protein is encoded by the exons ATGGATAGGTGGGATACTTCACTGAGTGGATTTTACACCTACCCTTTTCGATTCTTGAATTTATACTCAGAAATTAAAGATGGGTCTAGCTGGGTTCATgacaagaagaaggaaaaatggaagctttcttcttcttcttggaaTAATACTCTGTTCTTGTTTGTTGTGATTGTATTTTCTGTTTTGCCTGTTATATCAGCTGGGAGGAATTCAGATGGGGTTATTGTGACTCAGTCTGATTTTCAAGCTTTAAGAGCTATTAAACATGAATTGATTGACTTTAGGGGAATATTGAAGAGCTGGAATGACACTGGTCTTGGAGCTTGTGCTGGTGGTTGGCTAGGAATTAAGTGTGTAAATGGGGAAGTTATAGCTATACAGTTGCCTTGGAAGGGATTGGGTGGAAGAATATCTGAAAAAATTGGGCAATTACAAGCTCTTAGAAAGCTTAGTCTTCATGACAATGTTATTGCTGGTCCTGTTCCAACTTCCCTTAGCTTCCTACCAAATCTCAGAGGTGTTTATCTGTTCAATAATCGGCTTTCGGGTTCAATCCCACCATCAATCGGAAGAAGCCCTCTTCTTCAGACTCTTGATCTTAGCAACAATCAGCTCAGTGGCACTATCTCTCCTAGTCTTGCAAACTCCACCAGGTTGTACAGACTCAACTTGAGCTACAATGCACTTTCAGGGTCAATCCCAGTAAGTTTCACTCAATCTCCTTCTCTTACTTTTCTTGCACTTGAACATAACAATCTTTCTGGATCAATTCCTGATACTTGGGGCAGTGTGGTTGTGAACAAGTCTTATCAACTTCAGTATCTTACACTTGATCACAATCTTTTATCTGGGAAGATTCCAGTTTCAATTAGTAAGTTAAGTATGCTTGAGGAGATTAATCTTAGTCATAACCATATTAATGGTACTATTCCTGATGAATTAGGTAGTCTCTTAAGGCTTACTGTTCTTAATTTATCTAATAATACCATAAATGGAACTATTCCTGCTAGTTTCTCAAACCTTTCAGCTCTTTCTACTTTGGATTTAAAGAGTAATCTTTTGGATAACCAAATCCCAGATACTATGTATAGAATGAGAAACCTGTCAGTGCTGGATTTGAGTAACAACAAATTCATTGATCATATTCCAGCTACTATTGGAAATATTTCTAGGCTCACCTCACTTGATTTGTCTGGAAACAATTTCAGTGGTGAAATTCCAGACTCTCTTGTTTCTTTGGCAAATCTGACTTCTTTGGATGTGTCTTATAACAATCTTTCTGGGATTGTTCCATCTCTTCTTTCAAGAAAGTTCAATTCAAGTGCTTTTGTTGGAAATCTAGAGCTTTGTGGATATAGTCCCTCAACTCCATGTGCTTCACCACCCCCTCTAACTGTTCCTTCTCCTGTTAGTGGGGTTGTCAAGCCTCACCGTCATCGTAAACTTAGTACCAAAGATGTCATTCTCATAGCATCAGGTGCTCTTCTAGTTGTTCTGCTTCTTTTGTGCTGCATGTTACTTTGCTGCTTGATTAGGAAAAAGGCAAATTCGAGAGCGAAAAATGGTGGCAAAGCTGGTGGCCTAGCTACCACTACAGGGAGAGGTGCAAAGTCAGTTCCTGCTGTAGGAGGGGCTGAAGTTGAATCAGGTGAAGCTGGTGGAAAGCTAGTCCATTTCGATGGACCTTTTGTGTTTGCAGCAGACGACTTGTTGTGTGCCACTGCAGAGATCATGGGGAAGAGCACTTATGGGACAGCATATAAGGCAACATTGGAGGATGGTAATCAAGTTGCGGTGAAGAGGCTACGCGAGAAGATCACGAAAGGGCAGAAAGAATTTGAAGCTGAGGTTGCTGAATTAGGAAAGATTCGACACCCAAATATTTTGGCCCTTAGAGCCTATTACTTGGGACCAAAAGGAGAAAAGCTTCTTGTGTATGATTATATGTCTAATGGAAGTCTCTCTTCCTTCCTTCATG CTAGAGGTCCCGAGACAACGATTGACTGGCCAACAAGGATGAGGATTGCTATCGGTATAACAAAAGGAATTTGCTTTCTGCATACGAAAGAAAACATAATTCATGGGAATCTTACATCAAGCAACATTTTACTTGATGAGCATAACAATCCAAAGATTGCAGATGTTGGACTCTCCAAGCTTATGACCACTGCTGGAAACACCAACGTAATTGCCACTGCAGGCACACTAGGATATCGCGCACCAGAGCTTTCTAAAATTAAGAATGCAAGCACCAAGACTGATGTCTACAGTCTTGGAGTGATCATGTTGGAGCTCTTAACAGGAAAATCCCCTAGCGAGGCAACGGATGGTCTCGATTTGCCTCAGTGGGTAGCTTCCATTGTGAAAGAGGAGTGGACTAATGAAGTGTTTGATGTGGAACTTATGAGGGATGCACCTAATATTGGTGATGAGTTGCTTAACACATTGAAACTAGCTTTACATTGTGTTGATCCTACACCAACTGCTCGACCCGAAGCTCCGCAAGTACTACAGAAATTGGAGGAGATAAAACCAGAGATGATGTTAGCAGCTACTAGTTCTGGAGATGATGGCACAACAGTTCAAGAAAAGAGTGATGAATAA